A stretch of the Xanthocytophaga agilis genome encodes the following:
- a CDS encoding RagB/SusD family nutrient uptake outer membrane protein, with product MRKIFKNKLIYLALGALFLGPVACKDSFLDQPVTGQITDAQLATQKGLEGLLVGVYSVMNGRDASAAWHAGASNWMWGSIRGGDANKGTNSGDFSSMNPVERFETDPNNTEVLGKWRGCFEGIARANKLLSLIPLATDVDEAVLTRITGEARFLRGHYYFELKKNFNMAPWVDETLDYSTGIADVKNDTDLWPNIQADFQFAFDNLPEAQAQVGRANKWAAGAYLGKCLLFQEKFTEAKAILDQVIANGKTSDGKKYALYPNFNGLFRFANENSAESVFAYQATGKAQNVNNSNQDMAMNYPYNVLPGNCCGFFAPSFELASSYRTNASGLPLLDGSYRLPANELKTDQGLKSDAPFTPDTGPVDPRLDITIGRRGVEFLDWGPHAGYSWIRDQSYAGPYTPKKYTYAKSETSTLDGSGWTPGYLAVNFMIIRYADVLLMAAECEVEVGSLEKAREYVNMIRDRAANPAGFVGATVNYQIEPYPASDFDTQAKARERVRFERKLELALEGHRFYDLVRWGIEEETLNTYLNYESAKIPSHFNGATFTTKHSILPIPQREIDLQGKDILTQNPGF from the coding sequence ATGAGAAAAATATTTAAAAATAAACTTATTTATCTTGCACTGGGTGCCTTATTTCTAGGGCCTGTTGCTTGTAAAGATTCCTTTCTAGATCAACCTGTTACAGGACAAATTACAGATGCTCAGCTAGCCACTCAAAAAGGGTTGGAAGGTTTGCTGGTTGGTGTTTATTCTGTAATGAATGGTCGTGATGCCAGTGCAGCCTGGCATGCAGGTGCTTCTAACTGGATGTGGGGAAGTATTCGGGGAGGAGATGCTAATAAAGGTACAAACTCTGGTGACTTTTCCAGTATGAACCCTGTTGAACGCTTTGAAACAGATCCAAACAATACGGAAGTACTTGGCAAATGGAGAGGTTGTTTTGAAGGAATTGCCCGTGCCAATAAACTTCTTTCTTTAATTCCATTGGCTACTGATGTGGATGAAGCTGTGCTGACTCGGATTACAGGTGAGGCTCGCTTCCTCAGAGGACACTACTATTTTGAGCTAAAGAAAAACTTTAACATGGCTCCTTGGGTAGATGAAACGTTAGATTACTCTACAGGTATAGCTGATGTGAAGAATGATACAGACCTGTGGCCTAATATTCAAGCAGATTTTCAATTTGCTTTTGATAATTTACCTGAAGCGCAGGCACAAGTTGGTAGAGCTAATAAGTGGGCTGCTGGTGCATATTTGGGCAAGTGCCTTCTTTTTCAAGAGAAATTTACTGAGGCAAAAGCAATTCTTGATCAGGTGATTGCTAATGGCAAGACTTCAGATGGTAAAAAGTATGCACTATATCCAAACTTTAATGGATTGTTTCGTTTTGCAAATGAAAACTCTGCTGAATCTGTATTTGCCTATCAGGCAACAGGGAAGGCTCAAAACGTAAATAATTCAAACCAAGACATGGCCATGAATTATCCTTACAACGTTTTGCCTGGTAACTGTTGTGGTTTCTTTGCCCCTAGTTTTGAATTAGCTAGTTCATACCGTACCAATGCATCCGGATTGCCATTACTGGATGGTTCTTATAGATTGCCTGCAAATGAACTAAAGACTGATCAGGGATTAAAGAGCGATGCTCCTTTTACGCCTGATACAGGTCCTGTCGACCCTCGTTTAGATATTACTATAGGTCGCAGAGGTGTTGAATTTCTGGATTGGGGCCCACATGCTGGGTATTCCTGGATACGGGATCAGTCGTATGCTGGACCGTACACACCTAAGAAGTATACTTACGCAAAATCTGAAACTTCAACATTAGATGGTAGTGGCTGGACTCCCGGTTATTTGGCAGTTAACTTCATGATCATTCGCTATGCAGATGTATTGCTAATGGCTGCTGAATGTGAAGTAGAGGTTGGAAGCTTGGAAAAAGCCCGTGAATATGTAAATATGATTCGTGATAGAGCGGCAAATCCTGCTGGATTTGTTGGTGCTACTGTTAACTATCAGATTGAGCCTTATCCTGCATCTGATTTTGATACACAAGCTAAAGCTCGCGAACGGGTTCGGTTTGAACGTAAACTGGAACTTGCACTAGAAGGTCATAGATTCTATGATTTGGTAAGATGGGGTATTGAAGAGGAAACTCTTAATACTTATCTGAATTATGAATCGGCAAAGATTCCATCTCACTTTAATGGTGCTACTTTTACAACAAAACATTCGATATTGCCGATTCCACAGAGAGAAATTGACCTTCAAGGAAAAGATATCCTGACACAAAATCCAGGTTTCTAA
- a CDS encoding VCBS repeat-containing protein, giving the protein MKIVVCIFIVFVGFVSCKQNPDTLFRLVPADQSNITFTNTITESDTMNILVQEFIYNGGGVGAGDFNGDGLVDLYFSGNMVPNKLYINKGNLSFEDITEQAGVNGSGKWCSGVVVVDINQDGRQDIYVGATIKADSASRANLLYINQGNNADGVPTFTEEAAKYGIDDKGHTTTAAFFDYDKDGDLDLYVLEDVINKNIPTNYRKKVTDGSFANNDQLYRNNGNGTFTNVTKQAGIIYEGFGLGLNISDINLDGWPDIYVTNDYISNDLLYINNHDGTFTNQAEKYLKHTCYSAMGNDVVDINNDGLVDIVALDMLPEDNLRKKRMIGANKYTDYINNKEYGYLHQYVRNVLQINNGITPDGHPTFSEIGQLAGIYQTDWSWAPLVADFDNDGNRDIIITNGFPRDVTDRDFAMYRAGPAGAVASPMMLVDSIPIARVADYAFRNNGNLQFEDVSEKWGLKVPAFSNGAVYADLDNDGDLDVVINNINDPAFVYENQLNKPENKDKAHYLRVKLDAAPGRTSGLATKIRILYGKGKQQFYEHSPYRGYTSTVESVAHFGLGNVTTIDSLEVFWPDGKYQLLQNVSADQVITVHYKEAGKELVFQPYPSNTTMPLMKDVTTASGIVFIHTEKDKIDFNVQSTLPHKFSQDGPGLAVGDINNDGLDDIYIGGAASQEGIVYQQTSDGKFNQVSAITEKGKQSEDEGALFFDADQDGDQDLYVVSGSYEFAADTLSLRHRFYRNAGNGKLIPDPDALPVFYSAGSCVRAADYDRDGDLDLFVGGRVVPGHYPITPDSYLLVNDGKGKFTDQTKQVAPELKKAGLITDAIWSDYDNDGWVDLIIAGEWMPVTFFKTQNGKLVKQGQTGVEKSIGWWNSLAAADIDNDGDMDYIAGNLGLNSNYKCSPELPFSMYANDFDNNGKMDPILVCYGKDETGEIHSFPIHSRDDLVTLLLRVRREFPYYNIYGKADINKILKEEEQKNAIAYHATQFASSYLENKGNGKFELHILPIQAQVAPVFGIQAQDMDQDGNADLLLTGNNYAGETFTGRYDAFVGLYLKGDGKGGFKPLSIRQSNFFVDGDAKALARIYTSKGDELYLATQNLDSLKVFTSVSKPAQQIVRLQAMDAWAEMMLKDGRKRKVDLPYGGSYLSQSARVLTIPEGVSAVKIYSFDGKSREISESKIAAHK; this is encoded by the coding sequence ATGAAAATAGTAGTTTGTATATTTATTGTTTTTGTTGGATTCGTTTCCTGTAAGCAAAACCCTGATACACTTTTCCGACTTGTGCCTGCAGATCAATCAAATATTACTTTTACCAACACAATTACAGAGAGCGACACCATGAATATCTTGGTTCAGGAGTTTATCTATAATGGTGGTGGTGTGGGAGCAGGAGACTTTAATGGAGATGGATTGGTGGATTTGTATTTCAGTGGAAATATGGTACCAAATAAACTCTACATCAATAAGGGAAATTTATCTTTTGAAGATATAACAGAGCAAGCAGGAGTGAATGGTAGTGGAAAGTGGTGTTCAGGTGTAGTTGTGGTAGATATAAACCAGGATGGACGCCAGGATATTTATGTTGGAGCAACAATAAAAGCGGACTCCGCCAGCCGGGCTAACCTACTTTATATCAATCAGGGAAATAATGCTGATGGAGTGCCTACTTTTACAGAAGAGGCTGCCAAATATGGCATTGATGACAAAGGACATACTACTACTGCGGCTTTTTTTGATTATGATAAGGATGGTGATCTGGATTTGTATGTGCTCGAAGATGTAATTAATAAAAATATTCCTACCAACTACCGGAAGAAAGTCACGGATGGTTCTTTTGCCAATAATGACCAGTTGTATCGAAATAATGGCAATGGTACATTTACCAATGTTACCAAACAGGCAGGTATCATCTATGAAGGCTTCGGACTTGGATTGAATATCTCAGATATAAATTTAGATGGTTGGCCGGATATTTATGTAACCAACGATTATATATCTAATGATTTGTTGTATATCAACAACCATGATGGAACATTTACCAATCAGGCCGAGAAATATCTCAAACATACTTGTTACTCTGCTATGGGCAACGATGTGGTGGATATTAATAATGATGGATTGGTAGATATTGTAGCATTGGATATGCTACCAGAAGACAATCTGCGGAAAAAACGAATGATTGGTGCAAATAAATATACCGATTATATTAATAATAAGGAATATGGCTATCTGCACCAATATGTACGAAATGTATTACAGATTAATAATGGAATAACTCCGGATGGGCATCCGACATTCAGTGAAATTGGGCAACTCGCAGGTATTTATCAAACCGATTGGAGCTGGGCGCCTCTGGTAGCTGATTTTGATAATGATGGTAACCGGGATATTATTATTACCAATGGATTTCCCAGAGATGTAACCGACCGCGACTTTGCTATGTATCGTGCTGGTCCGGCAGGAGCAGTGGCTAGTCCGATGATGCTGGTTGATTCTATCCCAATTGCTCGGGTGGCTGATTATGCTTTTCGCAATAATGGCAATCTTCAGTTTGAAGATGTATCAGAGAAATGGGGATTGAAAGTACCTGCTTTCTCTAATGGAGCTGTCTATGCCGATCTGGATAATGATGGTGATCTGGATGTAGTAATTAATAATATCAACGACCCTGCGTTTGTCTACGAGAATCAGTTGAATAAACCCGAAAATAAAGATAAAGCACATTATCTAAGAGTAAAACTGGATGCCGCACCTGGTCGTACTTCTGGTCTGGCTACAAAGATACGTATACTGTATGGAAAGGGTAAACAACAGTTTTACGAACATTCTCCGTATCGTGGGTATACATCTACAGTGGAAAGTGTAGCCCATTTTGGGCTAGGAAACGTTACAACCATAGATTCTCTGGAAGTATTCTGGCCGGATGGTAAGTATCAGTTACTACAAAATGTGTCAGCAGATCAGGTTATTACTGTACACTACAAAGAAGCTGGAAAAGAACTGGTCTTTCAACCCTATCCGAGTAACACTACAATGCCTCTAATGAAAGATGTTACAACGGCATCAGGTATTGTATTTATTCATACAGAAAAAGATAAAATAGATTTTAACGTTCAAAGTACCCTTCCACATAAATTCTCTCAGGATGGTCCCGGGCTTGCAGTCGGAGATATAAACAATGATGGATTGGATGACATATATATTGGTGGAGCGGCTTCTCAGGAGGGAATTGTATATCAGCAAACTTCAGACGGTAAGTTTAACCAGGTAAGTGCAATAACTGAAAAAGGGAAGCAGTCAGAAGATGAAGGTGCTTTGTTTTTTGATGCAGATCAGGATGGCGATCAGGATTTATATGTGGTAAGTGGTAGTTATGAGTTTGCTGCTGATACATTGTCATTAAGACATCGTTTTTACAGGAATGCAGGGAATGGTAAACTCATACCTGATCCGGACGCCTTACCTGTCTTTTATTCAGCAGGCTCCTGTGTTAGAGCTGCAGATTATGATCGGGATGGCGATCTGGATTTATTTGTGGGCGGACGTGTTGTTCCCGGACATTATCCTATTACTCCTGATAGTTATTTGCTAGTGAATGATGGAAAAGGCAAATTTACAGATCAGACAAAGCAAGTGGCTCCGGAATTGAAAAAAGCTGGCTTGATTACAGATGCAATCTGGTCTGATTATGATAATGATGGTTGGGTTGATCTAATTATAGCAGGAGAGTGGATGCCGGTTACATTCTTTAAAACACAGAATGGAAAACTGGTAAAACAGGGCCAAACAGGTGTAGAAAAATCAATAGGTTGGTGGAATAGCCTGGCTGCTGCTGATATAGACAATGATGGAGATATGGACTACATAGCAGGTAATCTGGGGCTAAACTCTAATTACAAATGTTCTCCAGAACTTCCATTTAGTATGTATGCCAATGACTTTGATAATAATGGTAAAATGGACCCGATTCTGGTATGTTATGGAAAAGATGAAACAGGAGAGATACACTCATTCCCAATTCATTCTCGTGATGATCTGGTAACACTGCTTTTACGGGTACGACGTGAGTTTCCTTATTATAATATTTATGGAAAAGCAGATATTAATAAGATTCTGAAAGAAGAAGAACAGAAGAATGCTATTGCTTATCATGCTACCCAGTTTGCTTCCAGTTACCTGGAAAATAAAGGGAATGGAAAGTTTGAACTTCACATCTTACCAATTCAGGCACAGGTGGCTCCTGTCTTTGGAATACAGGCACAGGATATGGATCAGGACGGAAATGCAGATCTGCTTTTGACTGGAAACAACTATGCAGGAGAAACATTTACGGGTCGGTATGATGCTTTTGTTGGACTATATCTGAAAGGAGATGGGAAGGGTGGATTTAAACCTCTTTCTATTCGTCAAAGTAACTTTTTTGTAGATGGAGACGCTAAAGCTTTGGCGCGAATATACACCAGTAAGGGGGATGAGCTATACTTAGCTACCCAAAATCTGGACAGTCTGAAAGTATTTACCTCTGTTAGTAAACCCGCTCAGCAGATTGTGCGGTTACAAGCAATGGATGCCTGGGCTGAGATGATGTTGAAAGATGGAAGAAAACGAAAGGTGGATTTACCCTATGGAGGTTCTTACTTATCACAATCAGCTCGAGTGCTGACGATTCCAGAAGGTGTGTCTGCTGTAAAGATTTATTCCTTTGATGGGAAGTCTCGTGAGATCAGTGAATCCAAAATTGCTGCTCACAAGTAA